The Salvia miltiorrhiza cultivar Shanhuang (shh) chromosome 1, IMPLAD_Smil_shh, whole genome shotgun sequence genome has a window encoding:
- the LOC131007071 gene encoding ABC transporter B family member 4-like isoform X1 yields the protein MGDEQRTSISGKVPYRKLFSLADGADQALMLVGAITAVGSGLSMPLMTLIFGDLANAFAHNVETKTAAQQVAKLSLKYVYLAVGSGVATFSQVSCWMITGERQAARIRNLYLRAVLRQDVGYFDTEVKTGEIMERISNDSLIIQDAMSEKVGKFIQLSTSFLGGIVIAFIKGWLLASILLSVIPLLIISAALMTFLISKLTARGQFAYSKAAVVVEQTITSIRDVASFTGERRAVARYDKSLHGAYEAGVQIGLAAGVGSGIFMLLLFCSYALAIWFGAIMIVEKGYTGGDVLNVTLAIVMGSFSVGLVTPCLSAFAAGQTASFKLFETMQREPTIDPYNTNGLMLNDMNGDVELRDVHFSYPSRPNERVLAGFSLEVPCGTTLALVGESGSGKSTVINLVERFYDPQLGEVLIDGINIKEFQVKWLRGKIGLVSQEPVLFALSIKENISYGKSDATLTQIRMAAQAANAANFIDKLPQGLDTVVGGNGTQLSGGQKQRIALARAILKDAKILLLDEATSALDAESERVVQEALDRVLINRTTLVVAHRLSTVKNADSIAVIHQGKIVEKGSHSELLQTVEGVYNHLVKLQETASKDSTTTQNSMSAHAVGKKTAETPPPSSSLPKLENRALLVHLSKPELPQLVLGSLCAAVNGATLPLYGLLFSGAIKSLYEPPHELQKQSRFWAIMLVTLGLASLITTPLKSYLFAVAGCKLIRRVRLMCFHKLVHMDIGWFERPQNSSSKLGSRLSADAASLRSLVGDALALLVHNTSTAIAGFIIAFGASWELSLLVLPMLPLIGLNGYLHMKFVSGFAADTKKLYEEATQVASEAVGSIRTVASLCGEDKVAELYREKCRVPVRLGSKQGVVSGASFGLSLFLLYSVYAASYYAGARLVDSGKINFGDVFRVFLGLSMTATAISQSSALAPDSGKAKAGAASIFALLHQNPDIDSCSNSGTRLESIKGDIVFHNVTFAYPTRPGVEIFKDLCFAIHSGKTVAVVGESGSGKSTIISLLQRFYDPNSGVITIDGVGIRELNLKWLRQQMGVVSQEPALFNDTIRANIAYGKGGEATEAEIVAAARLSNAHAFISGMDEGYETNVGERGIQLSGGQKQRVAIARAIVKAPRILLLDEATSALDAESERAVQGAFMAGTTTLVVAHRLSTIKNADLILVLRDGVVVEKGNHQSLINDNKHGVYASLLALHSAS from the exons ATGGGTGATGAACAACGTACATCAATCTCAGGCAAAGTTCCGTACCGCAAACTATTCTCCTTGGCAGATGGAGCTGATCAAGCGCTGATGCTCGTTGGCGCCATCACAGCCGTTGGAAGCGGCCTCTCTATGCCTCTCATGACTCTCATTTTCGGAGACCTGGCCAACGCTTTTGCTCACAACGTCGAAACCAAAACAGCTGCCCAACAAGTAGCCAAG TTGTCTCTCAAGTACGTGTATCTCGCGGTGGGGTCTGGCGTTGCAACATTTTCGC AGGTGTCGTGCTGGATGATCACGGGGGAAAGGCAGGCTGCACGCATCAGAAACTTGTACCTGAGGGCTGTGCTGAGGCAAGACGTTGGATACTTTGACACAGAGGTGAAAACCGGAGAGATTATGGAGAGGATCTCAAATGACTCTCTCATCATTCAAGATGCTATGAGTGAGAAG GTGGGAAAGTTTATACAGCTCTCGACATCATTTTTGGGAGGGATTGTGATAGCTTTCATCAAGGGATGGCTCCTTGCTTCAATCTTGCTCTCTGTTATCCCTCTCTTGATTATATCTGCAGCTCTGATGACTTTCCTTATATCGAAGCTGACTGCAAGAGGCCAATTTGCTTACTCAAAAGCAGCTGTTGTGGTTGAACAAACAATCACCTCAATCAGAGAT GTGGCGTCCTTCACGGGGGAGAGGCGGGCTGTTGCTAGATACGACAAgtccctgcacggagcatacgAGGCAGGCGTGCAGATAGGGCTGGCTGCAGGGGTGGGTTCGGGTATATTCATGTTGCTTCTCTTCTGCAGCTATGCTTTAGCAATATGGTTTGGGGCCATTATGATTGTCGAGAAAGGTTACACCGGTGGCGACGTCTTGAACGTCACACTGGCAATTGTGATGGGATCTTT CTCTGTAGGGCTGGTGACTCCATGCTTGAGCGCGTTCGCTGCTGGACAAACTGCCTCTTTCAAGTTGTTTGAGACGATGCAGAGAGAGCCAACAATCGATCCTTACAACACGAATGGCCTAATGTTGAATGACATGAATGGGGATGTGGAGCTGAGGGATGTGCATTTTAGCTATCCATCTAGGCCTAATGAGAGAGTGCTGGCTGGATTCTCTCTCGAGGTACCATGTGGGACGACGTTGGCTCTCGTTGGAGAGAGTGGGAGTGGGAAATCAACTGTGATCAATCTTGTGGAGAGGTTCTATGATCCACAACTTGGTGAAGTCTTGATTGATGGCATCAACATAAAAGAATTTCAAGTCAAGTGGTTGAGAGGGAAAATAGGCCTAGTGAGCCAGGAGCCTGTGTTGTTTGCTTTGAGCATCAAAGAAAACATTTCTTATGGGAAAAGTGATGCAACTCTCACCCAAATCAGAATGGCTGCACAAGCTGCCAATGCTGCTAACTTCATAGATAAACTGCCACAG GGGCTCGACACCGTGGTTGGTGGCAACGGAACTCAGCTGTCGGGAGGCCAGAAGCAAAGGATAGCTCTAGCTAGAGCGATTCTGAAAGACGCCAAGATTCTGCTTCTAGATGAAGCCACAAGTGCCCTCGATGCAGAGTCTGAGAGGGTGGTGCAGGAGGCGCTTGATCGCGTCTTGATCAACAGAACCACGCTTGTTGTAGCGCATCGCTTGAGCACAGTCAAGAATGCTGATTCCATTGCTGTCATTCATCAAGGGAAGATTGTAGAAAAAG GTTCACATTCTGAGCTGCTGCAAACTGTTGAAGGAGTATACAACCACCTTGTGAAACTACAAGAAACAGCCAGCAAAGATTCAACAACAACACAAAACAGCATGTCAGCACACGCAGTCGGAAAAAAAACAGCTGAAACTCCACCACCTTCATCATCACTACCTAAGTTGGAAAATAGAGCACTACTTGTTCACCTCAGCAAACCAGAACTTCCACAACTAGTTCTCGGCTCACTATGCGCAGCAGTGAATGGAGCAACCCTACCACTATACGGGCTCCTCTTCTCAGGCGCGATCAAGTCCCTCTACGAGCCACCACACGAGCTGCAGAAGCAGTCCAGATTCTGGGCAATCATGTTGGTAACTCTTGGCTTGGCATCCCTCATAACCACCCCACTCAAGTCCTACTTGTTTGCGGTGGCAGGGTGCAAGCTGATAAGGCGAGTTCGCCTCATGTGCTTCCACAAACTAGTCCACATGGATATAGGCTGGTTCGAGAGGCCTCAAAACTCTAGCAGCAAGCTCGGATCACGCCTCTCAGCAGATGCCGCTTCCCTCAGAAGCCTAGTCGGGGACGCACTTGCTCTGCTTGTGCACAACACCTCAACTGCCATCGCCGGATTCATCATTGCCTTCGGAGCCAGCTGGGAGCTCTCCCTCTTAGTCCTGCCCATGCTGCCTCTCATTGGACTCAACGGATACCTTCATATGAAATTCGTCAGTGGATTTGCTGCCGATACAAAG AAATTATACGAGGAAGCAACTCAAGTGGCGAGTGAAGCAGTGGGAAGCATTAGAACAGTGGCTTCCTTGTGTGGTGAAGATAAGGTGGCAGAGCTATACCGCGAGAAATGTCGAGTGCCGGTGAGATTAGGCAGCAAACAAGGGGTCGTGAGCGGAGCTAGCTTCGGTTTGTCCCTTTTCCTTCTATATTCAGTGTATGCAGCTAGTTACTACGCTGGCGCTCGCCTCGTTGATTCTGGCAAGATAAACTTTGGAGACGTTTTTCGC GTATTCCTTGGGCTGAGCATGACAGCGACTGCCATCTCACAGTCGAGCGCCCTTGCACCAGACTCGGGCAAGGCTAAGGCCGGCGCCGCCTCCATTTTCGcgcttcttcatcagaatccagACATAGACTCTTGTAGCAACTCGGGTACGAGATTAGAGAGCATCAAGGGAGATATCGTTTTCCACAATGTTACTTTTGCATATCCTACTAGACCCGGTGTCGAGATCTTCAAAGATTTGTGCTTCGCTATTCATTCGGGCAAG ACGGTTGCTGTGGTGGGAGAGAGCGGCAGCGGGAAATCAACGATCATCTCGTTGCTGCAGAGGTTTTACGACCCGAATTCAGGCGTGATAACGATAGACGGCGTAGGAATCCGCGAGCTGAACTTGAAATGGCTGAGGCAGCAAATGGGAGTGGTGAGTCAGGAGCCGGCATTGTTCAACGACACGATCCGCGCCAACATTGCGTACGGGAAGGGAGGCGAGGCGACGGAGGCGGAGATCGTGGCAGCCGCACGCCTCTCAAACGCGCACGCGTTCATCAGCGGCATGGACGAGGGATACGAGACGAATGTTGGTGAGAGGGGGATCCAGTTATCCGGTGGGCAGAAGCAGCGAGTGGCAATAGCGAGAGCTATAGTGAAGGCTCCGAGGATACTGCTCCTGGATGAGGCCACCAGTGCTCTCGATGCAGAGTCCGAGAGGGCCGTGCAGGGGGCATTCATGGCGGGCACCACCACGCTAGTGGTGGCGCATCGGCTCTCCACCATCAAGAATGCGGATCTCATCCTTGTTTTGAGAGACGGAGTTGTTGTGGAGAAAGGCAATCATCAGAGTTTGATCAATGATAACAAACATGGTGTCTATGCCTCTTTACTCGCTCTGCACTCTGCTTCTTAA
- the LOC131007071 gene encoding ABC transporter B family member 4-like isoform X2, whose product MITGERQAARIRNLYLRAVLRQDVGYFDTEVKTGEIMERISNDSLIIQDAMSEKVGKFIQLSTSFLGGIVIAFIKGWLLASILLSVIPLLIISAALMTFLISKLTARGQFAYSKAAVVVEQTITSIRDVASFTGERRAVARYDKSLHGAYEAGVQIGLAAGVGSGIFMLLLFCSYALAIWFGAIMIVEKGYTGGDVLNVTLAIVMGSFSVGLVTPCLSAFAAGQTASFKLFETMQREPTIDPYNTNGLMLNDMNGDVELRDVHFSYPSRPNERVLAGFSLEVPCGTTLALVGESGSGKSTVINLVERFYDPQLGEVLIDGINIKEFQVKWLRGKIGLVSQEPVLFALSIKENISYGKSDATLTQIRMAAQAANAANFIDKLPQGLDTVVGGNGTQLSGGQKQRIALARAILKDAKILLLDEATSALDAESERVVQEALDRVLINRTTLVVAHRLSTVKNADSIAVIHQGKIVEKGSHSELLQTVEGVYNHLVKLQETASKDSTTTQNSMSAHAVGKKTAETPPPSSSLPKLENRALLVHLSKPELPQLVLGSLCAAVNGATLPLYGLLFSGAIKSLYEPPHELQKQSRFWAIMLVTLGLASLITTPLKSYLFAVAGCKLIRRVRLMCFHKLVHMDIGWFERPQNSSSKLGSRLSADAASLRSLVGDALALLVHNTSTAIAGFIIAFGASWELSLLVLPMLPLIGLNGYLHMKFVSGFAADTKKLYEEATQVASEAVGSIRTVASLCGEDKVAELYREKCRVPVRLGSKQGVVSGASFGLSLFLLYSVYAASYYAGARLVDSGKINFGDVFRVFLGLSMTATAISQSSALAPDSGKAKAGAASIFALLHQNPDIDSCSNSGTRLESIKGDIVFHNVTFAYPTRPGVEIFKDLCFAIHSGKTVAVVGESGSGKSTIISLLQRFYDPNSGVITIDGVGIRELNLKWLRQQMGVVSQEPALFNDTIRANIAYGKGGEATEAEIVAAARLSNAHAFISGMDEGYETNVGERGIQLSGGQKQRVAIARAIVKAPRILLLDEATSALDAESERAVQGAFMAGTTTLVVAHRLSTIKNADLILVLRDGVVVEKGNHQSLINDNKHGVYASLLALHSAS is encoded by the exons ATGATCACGGGGGAAAGGCAGGCTGCACGCATCAGAAACTTGTACCTGAGGGCTGTGCTGAGGCAAGACGTTGGATACTTTGACACAGAGGTGAAAACCGGAGAGATTATGGAGAGGATCTCAAATGACTCTCTCATCATTCAAGATGCTATGAGTGAGAAG GTGGGAAAGTTTATACAGCTCTCGACATCATTTTTGGGAGGGATTGTGATAGCTTTCATCAAGGGATGGCTCCTTGCTTCAATCTTGCTCTCTGTTATCCCTCTCTTGATTATATCTGCAGCTCTGATGACTTTCCTTATATCGAAGCTGACTGCAAGAGGCCAATTTGCTTACTCAAAAGCAGCTGTTGTGGTTGAACAAACAATCACCTCAATCAGAGAT GTGGCGTCCTTCACGGGGGAGAGGCGGGCTGTTGCTAGATACGACAAgtccctgcacggagcatacgAGGCAGGCGTGCAGATAGGGCTGGCTGCAGGGGTGGGTTCGGGTATATTCATGTTGCTTCTCTTCTGCAGCTATGCTTTAGCAATATGGTTTGGGGCCATTATGATTGTCGAGAAAGGTTACACCGGTGGCGACGTCTTGAACGTCACACTGGCAATTGTGATGGGATCTTT CTCTGTAGGGCTGGTGACTCCATGCTTGAGCGCGTTCGCTGCTGGACAAACTGCCTCTTTCAAGTTGTTTGAGACGATGCAGAGAGAGCCAACAATCGATCCTTACAACACGAATGGCCTAATGTTGAATGACATGAATGGGGATGTGGAGCTGAGGGATGTGCATTTTAGCTATCCATCTAGGCCTAATGAGAGAGTGCTGGCTGGATTCTCTCTCGAGGTACCATGTGGGACGACGTTGGCTCTCGTTGGAGAGAGTGGGAGTGGGAAATCAACTGTGATCAATCTTGTGGAGAGGTTCTATGATCCACAACTTGGTGAAGTCTTGATTGATGGCATCAACATAAAAGAATTTCAAGTCAAGTGGTTGAGAGGGAAAATAGGCCTAGTGAGCCAGGAGCCTGTGTTGTTTGCTTTGAGCATCAAAGAAAACATTTCTTATGGGAAAAGTGATGCAACTCTCACCCAAATCAGAATGGCTGCACAAGCTGCCAATGCTGCTAACTTCATAGATAAACTGCCACAG GGGCTCGACACCGTGGTTGGTGGCAACGGAACTCAGCTGTCGGGAGGCCAGAAGCAAAGGATAGCTCTAGCTAGAGCGATTCTGAAAGACGCCAAGATTCTGCTTCTAGATGAAGCCACAAGTGCCCTCGATGCAGAGTCTGAGAGGGTGGTGCAGGAGGCGCTTGATCGCGTCTTGATCAACAGAACCACGCTTGTTGTAGCGCATCGCTTGAGCACAGTCAAGAATGCTGATTCCATTGCTGTCATTCATCAAGGGAAGATTGTAGAAAAAG GTTCACATTCTGAGCTGCTGCAAACTGTTGAAGGAGTATACAACCACCTTGTGAAACTACAAGAAACAGCCAGCAAAGATTCAACAACAACACAAAACAGCATGTCAGCACACGCAGTCGGAAAAAAAACAGCTGAAACTCCACCACCTTCATCATCACTACCTAAGTTGGAAAATAGAGCACTACTTGTTCACCTCAGCAAACCAGAACTTCCACAACTAGTTCTCGGCTCACTATGCGCAGCAGTGAATGGAGCAACCCTACCACTATACGGGCTCCTCTTCTCAGGCGCGATCAAGTCCCTCTACGAGCCACCACACGAGCTGCAGAAGCAGTCCAGATTCTGGGCAATCATGTTGGTAACTCTTGGCTTGGCATCCCTCATAACCACCCCACTCAAGTCCTACTTGTTTGCGGTGGCAGGGTGCAAGCTGATAAGGCGAGTTCGCCTCATGTGCTTCCACAAACTAGTCCACATGGATATAGGCTGGTTCGAGAGGCCTCAAAACTCTAGCAGCAAGCTCGGATCACGCCTCTCAGCAGATGCCGCTTCCCTCAGAAGCCTAGTCGGGGACGCACTTGCTCTGCTTGTGCACAACACCTCAACTGCCATCGCCGGATTCATCATTGCCTTCGGAGCCAGCTGGGAGCTCTCCCTCTTAGTCCTGCCCATGCTGCCTCTCATTGGACTCAACGGATACCTTCATATGAAATTCGTCAGTGGATTTGCTGCCGATACAAAG AAATTATACGAGGAAGCAACTCAAGTGGCGAGTGAAGCAGTGGGAAGCATTAGAACAGTGGCTTCCTTGTGTGGTGAAGATAAGGTGGCAGAGCTATACCGCGAGAAATGTCGAGTGCCGGTGAGATTAGGCAGCAAACAAGGGGTCGTGAGCGGAGCTAGCTTCGGTTTGTCCCTTTTCCTTCTATATTCAGTGTATGCAGCTAGTTACTACGCTGGCGCTCGCCTCGTTGATTCTGGCAAGATAAACTTTGGAGACGTTTTTCGC GTATTCCTTGGGCTGAGCATGACAGCGACTGCCATCTCACAGTCGAGCGCCCTTGCACCAGACTCGGGCAAGGCTAAGGCCGGCGCCGCCTCCATTTTCGcgcttcttcatcagaatccagACATAGACTCTTGTAGCAACTCGGGTACGAGATTAGAGAGCATCAAGGGAGATATCGTTTTCCACAATGTTACTTTTGCATATCCTACTAGACCCGGTGTCGAGATCTTCAAAGATTTGTGCTTCGCTATTCATTCGGGCAAG ACGGTTGCTGTGGTGGGAGAGAGCGGCAGCGGGAAATCAACGATCATCTCGTTGCTGCAGAGGTTTTACGACCCGAATTCAGGCGTGATAACGATAGACGGCGTAGGAATCCGCGAGCTGAACTTGAAATGGCTGAGGCAGCAAATGGGAGTGGTGAGTCAGGAGCCGGCATTGTTCAACGACACGATCCGCGCCAACATTGCGTACGGGAAGGGAGGCGAGGCGACGGAGGCGGAGATCGTGGCAGCCGCACGCCTCTCAAACGCGCACGCGTTCATCAGCGGCATGGACGAGGGATACGAGACGAATGTTGGTGAGAGGGGGATCCAGTTATCCGGTGGGCAGAAGCAGCGAGTGGCAATAGCGAGAGCTATAGTGAAGGCTCCGAGGATACTGCTCCTGGATGAGGCCACCAGTGCTCTCGATGCAGAGTCCGAGAGGGCCGTGCAGGGGGCATTCATGGCGGGCACCACCACGCTAGTGGTGGCGCATCGGCTCTCCACCATCAAGAATGCGGATCTCATCCTTGTTTTGAGAGACGGAGTTGTTGTGGAGAAAGGCAATCATCAGAGTTTGATCAATGATAACAAACATGGTGTCTATGCCTCTTTACTCGCTCTGCACTCTGCTTCTTAA